The Dokdonella koreensis DS-123 genome has a segment encoding these proteins:
- a CDS encoding pirin family protein codes for MILLRPACERGHAEHGGLDSWHSFSFGGYHDPGHVHWGPLRVINEARIDAGRDFGRHGHRDMEIINYVLDGALGQRDSMGNSACIVPGDVQRMSAGSGVIHSEFNHAPSGRTHFLQIWILPAVQGLPPSYEQTHFDAVDRRGRLRRIVSPDGRDGSVRIHQDACLYSGLFDGDERAELSLAPGRLGYVHVARGEVVVDGYPLGAGDALRYRAQRSISIGQGRAAEVLVFDLPVR; via the coding sequence ATGATCCTCCTGCGTCCGGCCTGCGAGCGGGGCCACGCCGAGCACGGCGGGCTCGATTCCTGGCACAGCTTCTCGTTCGGCGGCTACCACGATCCCGGGCACGTGCACTGGGGGCCGTTGCGCGTCATCAACGAGGCGCGGATCGACGCCGGGCGCGACTTCGGCCGGCACGGCCATCGCGACATGGAGATCATCAACTACGTGCTGGATGGGGCACTCGGGCAGCGGGACTCGATGGGCAACAGCGCCTGCATCGTGCCCGGCGACGTCCAGCGCATGAGCGCCGGCAGCGGCGTGATCCATTCGGAGTTCAACCACGCTCCCTCCGGCCGGACCCATTTCCTGCAGATCTGGATCCTGCCCGCGGTGCAGGGCCTGCCGCCGTCCTACGAGCAGACGCATTTCGACGCCGTGGACAGGCGCGGGCGCCTGCGCCGGATCGTCAGTCCCGACGGACGCGACGGATCGGTGCGCATCCACCAGGATGCCTGCCTCTACAGCGGGCTGTTCGACGGCGACGAGCGGGCCGAGCTGTCGCTCGCGCCTGGCCGCCTGGGCTACGTCCACGTCGCACGCGGCGAGGTGGTCGTCGACGGCTACCCTCTGGGCGCCGGCGACGCATTGCGCTACCGGGCACAACGGTCGATCTCGATCGGGCAGGGTCGTGCCGCCGAGGTGCTGGTGTTCGACCTGCCGGTGCGCTGA
- a CDS encoding SDR family NAD(P)-dependent oxidoreductase: protein MQLEGKRIVVTGAFGSLGSAVVQAALAAGARVAAVDRAETPPPAITGAEAFGGIDLGDDAQVDAVFERIGARLGGIDALVNIAGTFRWETLAGGNLATWDLLYAVNLRTAVAASKAALPQLRAGGDGRIVNIGAAAAARAGAGMGAYAASKAGVARLTEALAEELKDQGVTVNAVLPSIIDTPQNRADMPEADFSRWVAPADLAGVIVFLLSAQARAITGALIPVSGRV from the coding sequence ATGCAGCTCGAAGGCAAACGGATCGTGGTCACCGGCGCGTTCGGCAGTCTCGGCAGCGCCGTGGTCCAGGCCGCGCTGGCCGCTGGCGCCCGCGTCGCGGCCGTCGATCGCGCCGAAACGCCGCCGCCGGCGATCACCGGTGCCGAGGCCTTCGGCGGTATCGATCTCGGCGACGACGCGCAGGTCGATGCGGTATTCGAGCGCATCGGCGCCCGCCTCGGCGGCATCGACGCCCTGGTCAACATCGCCGGCACCTTCCGGTGGGAGACGCTCGCAGGCGGCAACCTGGCGACCTGGGACCTGCTCTACGCGGTCAACCTGCGCACCGCCGTTGCCGCCAGCAAGGCCGCGCTGCCGCAGCTGCGCGCCGGCGGTGATGGCCGCATCGTCAACATCGGCGCGGCCGCGGCGGCCCGCGCGGGCGCCGGCATGGGCGCCTATGCCGCCTCGAAGGCCGGCGTCGCCCGGCTGACCGAAGCGCTGGCCGAGGAACTCAAGGACCAGGGCGTCACGGTCAACGCGGTCCTGCCGAGCATCATCGACACCCCGCAGAATCGCGCGGACATGCCCGAGGCCGACTTCAGCCGGTGGGTGGCCCCGGCGGACCTGGCCGGCGTCATCGTGTTCCTGCTGTCGGCCCAGGCCCGTGCGATCACCGGCGCGCTGATCCCGGTCAGCGGGCGGGTCTGA
- a CDS encoding lipid A 3-O-deacylase produces the protein MSSRPRTASWQAAMPVLGEGSAGCRIHHNKGFPMSSIKRSRRELAGRAAMLLGVALGATAMAPPADAADYTVYAGSSVTASDRYWTPAAYLDVAGERRQTGRFTWRPVASLGWIGARDQRAELDRNVAVAAVGVSLVDWWKRAFVSFQVGYAGRTTEALSSHGQFVSSLGWQGDHVALMVRHVSNGNVFGGRNLGETLFMVGVTF, from the coding sequence GTGTCATCGCGTCCGCGCACGGCCTCGTGGCAGGCCGCCATGCCGGTGCTGGGCGAGGGCAGCGCAGGGTGTCGCATCCATCACAACAAGGGTTTCCCGATGTCTTCGATCAAGCGCTCCCGCCGGGAGCTTGCAGGCCGTGCCGCGATGCTGCTGGGTGTGGCACTGGGCGCCACGGCGATGGCGCCGCCGGCCGATGCGGCCGACTACACCGTGTACGCCGGCTCGAGCGTGACCGCGTCGGATCGCTACTGGACGCCGGCCGCGTACCTGGACGTGGCCGGTGAGCGCCGGCAGACCGGACGCTTCACCTGGCGGCCGGTGGCGTCGCTGGGATGGATCGGCGCGCGTGACCAGCGCGCGGAGCTGGATCGCAACGTCGCCGTCGCGGCGGTGGGCGTCAGCCTGGTCGACTGGTGGAAGCGCGCGTTCGTCTCGTTCCAGGTCGGCTACGCCGGCCGGACGACCGAGGCGCTCAGCAGCCACGGCCAGTTCGTCAGTTCGCTCGGCTGGCAGGGCGACCACGTCGCGCTGATGGTGCGGCACGTCTCCAACGGCAACGTGTTCGGCGGACGCAACCTCGGCGAGACGCTGTTCATGGTCGGCGTCACGTTCTGA
- the ykgO gene encoding type B 50S ribosomal protein L36 has protein sequence MKVLSSLKSAKSRHRDCKVVRRRGKIFVICKSNPRFKARQR, from the coding sequence ATGAAAGTGCTGTCGTCCCTCAAGTCCGCCAAGTCGCGGCACCGTGATTGCAAGGTCGTCCGCCGTCGCGGCAAGATCTTCGTGATCTGCAAGAGCAACCCGCGGTTCAAGGCGCGCCAGCGCTGA
- a CDS encoding prolyl oligopeptidase family serine peptidase: MKHLLRVVVLFALLMSTAGAAPDKSAAGTESPVGQVLALGPLPVSTAAIAADAKLDELERALAMQLARAGLPKAGGEVPVFGRTLRWQSADPAALDGADALWLWSVNLEASRYVEGRLALDGLRKPVVWRDGQVQAVKDAAVELKLPTGSHAVWLLHRGRDGKDAPRLRWLGKAAHDRVTVHLQPARRVSAQLLTNAQTVSKLAISPDGKRLALAFGGRDEVAKADLRRLEIRDLADGGIVQQWTGPIPAAVAWSPDGRWLALQQDKQLWLRDVRSGEARLLAEHDSIGDWRWHPDSGSLLFEWTRPFDAKDAKVKRLRGLEDRWKTFRDNSQLFQIDIASGLVRPLTAGKTSVNLLDVDPSGRRLLLSERLIDYAEPPHSQFRLFELTLPDLARRDIATLRTLDGALFAGDAAADGYWLLSGPDLPIGDGSTLPAEVVPNSFDGQLYRLAADGARARSVSRDFTPAITGLTRLAGGDLLLNVVEGDRTPLYRYRAGAGRFERVDTGVDLVDGLAVSTGRDPVLALYGTGAAVPQRVNVVDLARNKARVLVDSARSDYAQVRFGEVRDWTFANSAGDTIDGRYYLPPDFDTARRYPLIVYYYGGTTPVNRQFTGRYPFHLWAANGYVVYVLQPRGTIGYGQRYSALHVNAWGDYAADDIIEGTRAFVAAHPFVDPKRIGNIGASYGGFMTMLLATRTDLFATSIAHAGISDLTGYWGEGWWGYGYSGVASRGSFPWNNRELYVEHSPVYHADRITTPLLLLTGDADTNVPPGESRTMYTALKLLGKEVEMVEVAGQDHHILDREKRYLWWDTILAWFDRGLKGEPQWWQGLYPETAETDAAAPVAADAP; encoded by the coding sequence ATGAAGCACTTGTTGCGTGTCGTCGTGTTGTTTGCGTTGTTGATGTCCACCGCCGGCGCGGCGCCCGACAAGAGCGCGGCGGGCACCGAATCACCGGTCGGGCAGGTGCTCGCGCTCGGGCCGCTGCCGGTCTCGACCGCGGCGATCGCGGCCGATGCCAAGCTCGACGAACTCGAGCGTGCACTGGCGATGCAGCTGGCGCGCGCCGGCCTGCCGAAAGCCGGCGGCGAGGTGCCCGTCTTCGGGCGCACGCTGCGCTGGCAGTCCGCCGATCCGGCCGCGCTCGACGGCGCCGATGCGCTGTGGCTGTGGTCGGTCAACCTGGAGGCTTCGCGCTACGTCGAAGGGCGCCTCGCGCTCGACGGCCTGCGCAAGCCGGTGGTCTGGCGCGACGGCCAGGTGCAGGCGGTCAAGGACGCGGCGGTGGAACTGAAGCTGCCCACCGGCAGCCATGCGGTGTGGCTGCTGCATCGCGGCCGCGACGGAAAGGATGCGCCGCGCCTGCGCTGGCTCGGCAAGGCCGCGCACGACCGCGTCACTGTGCACCTGCAACCGGCGCGGCGCGTCTCGGCGCAACTGCTGACGAACGCGCAGACGGTGTCGAAGCTGGCGATCTCGCCCGACGGCAAGCGCCTGGCGTTGGCCTTCGGCGGCCGCGACGAGGTCGCCAAGGCGGATTTGCGACGGCTCGAGATCCGCGACCTGGCCGATGGCGGCATCGTCCAGCAATGGACCGGCCCGATCCCCGCGGCCGTGGCCTGGAGCCCGGACGGCCGCTGGCTGGCGCTGCAGCAGGACAAGCAGCTGTGGCTGCGCGACGTGCGCAGTGGCGAAGCGCGGCTGCTGGCCGAGCACGACTCCATCGGCGACTGGCGCTGGCATCCGGACTCGGGCTCGCTCCTGTTCGAATGGACACGGCCGTTCGACGCCAAGGACGCCAAGGTCAAGCGCCTGCGCGGCCTCGAGGACCGCTGGAAGACCTTCCGCGACAACAGCCAGCTGTTCCAGATCGACATCGCGTCCGGCCTGGTGCGGCCGCTGACGGCCGGCAAGACGTCGGTCAATCTGCTCGACGTCGATCCGTCCGGCCGCCGGCTACTGCTGTCCGAGCGCCTGATCGACTACGCCGAGCCGCCGCACAGCCAGTTCCGGCTGTTCGAGCTGACGCTGCCGGATCTCGCGCGCCGCGACATCGCCACGCTGCGGACGCTCGACGGCGCGCTGTTCGCCGGCGACGCGGCGGCGGACGGCTACTGGCTGCTGTCCGGCCCCGACCTGCCGATCGGCGACGGCAGCACGCTGCCGGCCGAGGTCGTGCCGAACAGCTTCGACGGCCAGCTCTACCGCCTCGCCGCCGACGGCGCGCGTGCGCGCAGCGTCAGCCGCGACTTCACGCCGGCGATCACCGGCCTGACCCGGCTGGCCGGCGGCGACCTGCTGCTGAACGTCGTCGAGGGCGATCGCACGCCGTTGTATCGCTATCGCGCCGGAGCGGGCCGCTTCGAGCGCGTCGATACCGGCGTCGACCTCGTCGACGGCCTGGCCGTCTCGACCGGCCGTGATCCGGTGCTGGCGCTTTACGGCACCGGCGCGGCCGTCCCGCAACGCGTGAACGTGGTGGACCTGGCGCGCAACAAGGCGCGGGTGCTGGTCGATTCGGCGCGCAGCGACTACGCGCAGGTGCGCTTCGGCGAGGTGCGCGACTGGACCTTCGCCAACAGCGCCGGCGACACGATCGACGGCCGCTACTACCTGCCGCCGGACTTCGACACCGCGCGCCGCTACCCGCTGATCGTCTACTACTACGGCGGCACGACACCGGTGAACCGCCAGTTCACCGGCCGCTATCCGTTCCACCTGTGGGCCGCCAACGGCTACGTCGTCTACGTGCTGCAGCCGCGCGGCACGATCGGCTACGGGCAGCGCTACTCGGCCCTGCACGTCAACGCCTGGGGCGACTACGCCGCCGACGACATCATCGAGGGCACGCGCGCGTTCGTCGCCGCGCACCCGTTCGTCGACCCCAAGCGGATCGGCAACATCGGCGCCAGCTACGGCGGCTTCATGACGATGCTCCTGGCCACGAGGACCGACCTGTTCGCGACCTCGATCGCCCATGCCGGCATCAGCGACCTGACCGGCTACTGGGGCGAGGGCTGGTGGGGCTACGGCTACAGCGGCGTCGCCAGCCGCGGCAGCTTCCCGTGGAACAACCGCGAGCTCTACGTCGAGCACAGCCCGGTCTATCACGCCGACCGCATCACCACGCCGCTGCTGCTGCTGACCGGCGATGCCGACACCAACGTGCCGCCCGGCGAGAGTCGGACGATGTACACGGCGCTGAAGCTGCTCGGCAAGGAGGTGGAGATGGTCGAGGTCGCCGGCCAGGACCACCACATCCTCGATCGCGAGAAACGTTACCTGTGGTGGGACACGATCCTGGCCTGGTTCGACCGCGGCCTCAAGGGCGAGCCGCAGTGGTGGCAGGGTCTCTATCCGGAGACCGCCGAGACCGATGCCGCCGCGCCGGTGGCCGCAGACGCGCCGTGA
- a CDS encoding tetratricopeptide repeat protein, with protein MAEPIDGTGSPAAASDPQRLRSGEYRIDLAARGIRRNDVAVEVEAKVFDLIALLIAHPDRALSKREIGDALWPDRAVTDAALSQLLRKARRALGDDGEAQASIRTVHGRGLQWVGALEADEDPNPPQAAAAETTATMPASAAAPRRRLPYWLLGGLVVAVLIATAVLMWPASRPPAAVPTAAPVRIVLLPTVERSGSADLAWVRNGLTGLIGSLLGDRSGIEILAPPDAFGDPAVHPPEDADTRRRLREASGATHAAFTELRTLGPLVELDLRVVALDSGVEYREVLRGSTPAAIAVDAAARVRQRLQQPLPDGAVAAAATAEIQDPFVAEAYARGIDAQMRGDQTGAKKYFDICLDHDPALLWPRLHLAAAQIATDEVDSGVANAERVAETARRRGLVAPYLQATRQLASVAFRRGDIEAAATRLDAALADLHEPLPALAQIDLLVAYGSIESERGRRREARERFDEALARARALGDRRREASALFNLAVVENAEGDAEAAIARLRAALDAARAGGDGGLEAAILLNLGGAEHNAGRSLDAATLLQQGLRLARERADRQVQVFSAIGLGWVLNAFERTADAGALGEAVLRHAEHEGNAYWEAEARWLLSALAARRKDWTGALDQLERARALYAARGMQRNVGQVLAETVQTAGHAGEAARAHAAAEAYRRLADEATDARPLAERLPLIDAQLRHVDGDAAGATDALAAFVAGRGTDRGPVTQAAVFELGRWQLDLGRSEATLALPALTTWLADQPAAIALRVDALRAAGRAAEADAAQARLDALRHSPQLDLPAALRTIP; from the coding sequence ATGGCCGAGCCTATCGACGGGACCGGATCGCCGGCCGCTGCATCCGACCCGCAGCGGTTGCGCAGCGGCGAGTACCGGATCGATCTCGCCGCCCGCGGCATCCGGCGCAACGACGTCGCGGTGGAGGTGGAAGCCAAGGTCTTCGACCTGATCGCGCTGCTGATCGCCCATCCCGATCGGGCGCTGAGCAAGCGCGAGATCGGCGATGCCCTCTGGCCCGACCGCGCGGTGACCGATGCCGCGCTCTCGCAGCTGCTGCGCAAGGCACGCCGCGCGCTCGGCGACGACGGCGAGGCCCAGGCCTCGATCCGCACCGTGCACGGCCGCGGCCTGCAATGGGTCGGCGCGCTCGAAGCGGACGAGGATCCCAACCCGCCGCAGGCAGCAGCGGCCGAGACGACCGCGACGATGCCGGCATCGGCGGCGGCGCCGCGGCGCCGGCTGCCGTACTGGCTGCTCGGCGGCCTGGTCGTTGCCGTGCTCATCGCGACAGCGGTGCTGATGTGGCCCGCATCGCGGCCGCCGGCCGCCGTGCCGACAGCGGCGCCGGTACGGATCGTGCTGCTGCCGACCGTCGAGCGCAGCGGCAGCGCCGATCTGGCCTGGGTGCGCAACGGCCTGACCGGCTTGATCGGCAGCCTGCTCGGCGATCGCAGCGGCATCGAGATCCTGGCACCGCCCGATGCCTTCGGCGACCCCGCCGTCCATCCGCCGGAAGACGCCGATACGCGCCGGCGCCTGCGCGAGGCGTCCGGCGCGACGCATGCCGCATTCACCGAGCTGCGTACGCTCGGCCCGCTGGTCGAGCTGGACCTGCGCGTGGTCGCGCTCGACAGCGGCGTGGAGTACCGCGAAGTCCTGCGCGGCAGCACGCCGGCGGCGATCGCGGTCGATGCCGCGGCACGCGTGCGCCAGCGCCTCCAGCAACCGCTGCCGGACGGCGCCGTCGCCGCGGCCGCAACGGCCGAGATACAGGATCCGTTCGTCGCCGAAGCCTATGCGCGCGGCATCGATGCGCAGATGCGCGGCGACCAGACGGGCGCCAAGAAGTACTTCGACATCTGCCTCGACCACGATCCGGCCCTGCTGTGGCCGCGCCTGCACCTGGCGGCTGCGCAGATCGCCACCGACGAGGTCGACAGCGGCGTCGCCAACGCCGAGCGCGTCGCCGAGACCGCGCGCCGGCGCGGCCTGGTCGCGCCCTACCTGCAGGCGACCCGGCAGCTGGCCAGCGTCGCGTTCCGGCGCGGCGACATCGAGGCGGCCGCGACCCGTCTCGATGCCGCGCTGGCGGACCTGCACGAGCCCCTGCCCGCCCTGGCGCAGATCGACCTGCTGGTGGCCTATGGCTCGATCGAGAGCGAGCGCGGCCGGCGCCGTGAAGCACGCGAGCGGTTCGACGAGGCGCTGGCGCGCGCACGCGCGCTGGGCGACCGCCGGCGCGAGGCCAGCGCGCTGTTCAACCTGGCCGTGGTCGAGAACGCCGAGGGCGACGCGGAAGCGGCGATCGCGCGGCTGCGCGCCGCACTGGATGCGGCCCGCGCCGGCGGCGACGGCGGCCTGGAAGCGGCCATCCTGCTCAATCTCGGCGGTGCCGAGCACAATGCCGGCCGGTCGCTCGATGCCGCGACGCTGCTGCAGCAGGGCCTGCGGCTGGCGCGCGAGCGCGCCGATCGCCAGGTGCAGGTGTTCAGCGCCATCGGCCTGGGCTGGGTGCTGAACGCCTTCGAGCGCACCGCCGATGCCGGCGCACTCGGCGAAGCGGTGCTGCGCCATGCCGAGCACGAGGGCAATGCCTACTGGGAAGCCGAGGCGCGCTGGCTGCTGTCGGCGCTGGCAGCCCGGCGCAAGGACTGGACCGGGGCGCTCGACCAGCTCGAGCGCGCCCGCGCGCTCTACGCCGCGCGCGGCATGCAGCGCAACGTCGGCCAGGTCCTCGCCGAGACCGTGCAGACTGCCGGCCATGCCGGAGAGGCCGCCCGCGCGCATGCGGCCGCCGAGGCCTACCGCCGGCTGGCGGACGAGGCGACCGACGCCCGGCCGCTGGCCGAGCGCCTGCCGCTGATCGACGCCCAGCTGCGCCACGTCGACGGCGATGCCGCCGGCGCGACCGACGCGCTGGCCGCCTTCGTGGCCGGCCGCGGCACCGACCGCGGTCCGGTCACCCAGGCCGCCGTGTTCGAGCTGGGCCGCTGGCAGCTCGACCTCGGCCGCAGCGAGGCGACGCTGGCGCTGCCGGCGCTGACGACCTGGCTCGCCGACCAGCCGGCCGCGATCGCGTTGCGCGTCGACGCCCTGCGCGCCGCCGGCCGGGCAGCCGAAGCCGACGCGGCGCAGGCCCGCCTCGATGCGCTACGGCATTCGCCGCAGCTGGATCTGCCGGCCGCGCTGCGGACGATTCCCTAG